A stretch of Brassica napus cultivar Da-Ae chromosome C6, Da-Ae, whole genome shotgun sequence DNA encodes these proteins:
- the LOC106405187 gene encoding kunitz trypsin inhibitor 2-like, whose amino-acid sequence MAIMTSLASFLLILLLAAAVCTHGEESVRDSNGNEVRLKEQYYIQPISNGINGGSLAPLAGINPFCEPRGISETFTGEPGVPVSIAYPPGFITPLEVVKTNFSITIEFKSNDCKELSKFWEVYEARYIIEPPILIGGRPEEPNSRFKIEKVGEEDGTNIYKLTTSAGNVGSIPLLGTTPQQVLVLTNDVAKTIFVKFIKVKDATSRVEKLGLRMIPFY is encoded by the coding sequence atggCAATCATGACATCATTGGCCTCTTTTCTCCTCATTCTCCTGTTGGCTGCAGCTGTCTGCACCCACGGAGAAGAATCGGTAAGGGACAGCAATGGGAACGAAGTTCGACTCAAAGAACAATACTACATACAACCGATCAGTAACGGGATTAACGGCGGTAGTCTTGCTCCACTTGCTGGTATAAATCCCTTTTGTGAACCACGTGGTATTAGCGAAACATTTACGGGAGAACCGGGAGTGCCAGTTAGCATAGCATATCCACCGGGGTTCATCACGCCATTAGAAGTTGTCAAAACAAATTTCAGTATAACCATCGAGTTCAAGTCCAACGACTGTAAGGAGCTATCCAAGTTCTGGGAAGTCTATGAAGCACGGTATATCATTGAGCCTCCAATTCTCATCGGTGGTAGACCTGAGGAACCAAATAGCCGGTTTAAGATAGAGAAAGTCGGAGAAGAAGATGGAACAAACATTTACAAATTGACCACTTCTGCCGGAAACGTTGGATCCATCCCACTATTGGGAACTACACCACAACAAGTTCTAGTTCTCACCAATGATGTGGCTAAGACCATATTCGTCAAATTCATCAAAGTTAAAGATGCTACATCTCGTGTTGAGAAGTTAGGTCTAAGGATGATCCCATTCTACTAA
- the LOC106405993 gene encoding tyrosine-sulfated glycopeptide receptor 1, with the protein MIDEKKMRSTKSICLLLRPVPMFLFLLIYVLSISVFFLTVSEAVCNLQDRDSLLFFSSNVSSPASPLHWNSSTDCCSWEGISCDDDSQENRVTSILLPSRGLSGNLPSSVLDLPRLSRLDLSHNRLSGPLPQGFFSVLDQLTFLDLSYNSFNGELPLEANGTSRNFPIQTVDLSSNLLQGQILSGSVFLQGAFNLTSFNVSNNSFTGPIPSFMCTTSPQLTKLDFSYNKFSGDISGGLGRCLKLSSLRAGFNNLSGEIPKEVYNLSELEVFSLPVNHLSGRIDDGITRLTKLTLLELYFNQLQGDIPKDIGRLINLRSLRLHINNLTGFVPVSLSYCTKLEKLNLRVNRLGGTLSVDFSRFQSLSILDLGNNSFTGDFPSTVYSCRNMTAMRFAGNKLTGQISPQVLELKSLTFFTFSDNNMTNITGALSILQGCKNLSTLIIAKNFYDETIPSNEDFLASGAFPKLQIFGTGGSRLKGEIPAWLIKLKSVELMDLSQNRFMGSIPGWLGTLPNLFYLDLSDNLLTGELPKELFQLRALMSQKVYDATERTYLELPVFVKPNNITSNQQYNQLASLPPAIYIRRNNLTGSIPVEIGQLKVLMHLELLGNKFSGSIPDELSNLTSLERLDLSNNNLSGRIPWSLTGLHFMSYFNVANNTLSGQIPTGSQFDTFPKSYFEGNPLLCGRVLQLSCTVAPKPYTNEKASTTVVLGLVIGIFFGVSLILVMLALWVMSKRRVNPGDSENAELEINSNASYSEVPPGSEKDISLVLLFGNSRYEVKDLTIFELLKATNNFSQANIIGCGGFGLVYKAVLDNGTKLAVKKLTGDYGLMEKEFKAEVEVLSRAKHENLVALQGYCVHDSARILIYSFMENGSLDYWLHENPDGPAQLDWAKRLHIMRGASCGLAYMHQICEPHIVHRDIKSSNILLDGSFKAYLADFGLSRLILPYRTHVTTELVGTLGYIPPEYGQAWVATLRGDVYSFGVVMLELLTGKRPMEVFRPKMSREIVAWVNQMRREEKPEEVFDPLLRESGHEREMLRVLDIACMCVNQNPMKRPVIQQVVDWLNDVDAGNRNQSNREEAEEEETK; encoded by the coding sequence ATGATTGACGAGAAGAAGATGAGATCTACCAAATCCATTTGTCTCCTTCTGAGACCAGTACCCATGTTCCTCTTCCTCCTTATTTACGTTCTTTCCATCTCTGTCTTCTTCCTTACAGTTTCAGAAGCTGTCTGTAATCTCCAAGATCGAGATTCTCTCCTTTTCTTCTCCAGCAACGTATCATCTCCAGCTTCTCCTTTGCATTGGAACTCATCCACTGATTGTTGCTCCTGGGAAGGAATCTCTTGCGATGATGATTCTCAAGAAAATCGAGTCACTTCGATTCTTTTGCCCTCTAGAGGACTCTCAGGCAATCTCCCCTCCTCTGTTTTGGATCTCCCTCGTCTCTCTCGTCTCGACCTTTCTCATAACCGTCTCTCTGGTCCTCTCCCACAAGGCTTCTTCTCCGTTCTTGATCAGCTGACGTTTCTTGATCTTAGTTACAACAGTTTCAACGGTGAGTTGCCACTCGAAGCCAATGGAACCAGCAGAAATTTTCCAATCCAGACCGTTGATCTCTCCAGCAATCTTCTTCAAGGCCAAATCTTAAGCGGTTCTGTTTTCCTTCAAGGCGCTTTCAATCTCACCAGCTTCAACGTCAGCAACAACAGCTTCACCGGTCCAATCCCTTCCTTCATGTGCACCACTTCACCGCAGCTCACCAAACTGGACTTCTCTTATAACAAATTCTCAGGCGATATCTCTGGAGGGTTAGGCAGATGTTTGAAGCTAAGTTCTCTTCGAGCAGGCTTCAACAATCTATCTGGTGAAATCCCAAAAGAAGTCTACAATCTCTCTGAGCTCGAGGTGTTCTCTTTACCAGTCAACCATCTTTCAGGGAGGATCGATGATGGGATCACTCGTCTCACTAAACTGACACTGCTTGAGCTTTACTTCAATCAACTCCAAGGAGATATACCAAAGGATATAGGTAGACTAATCAATCTGCGCAGCCTCCGGCTCCATATCAATAACCTCACAGGTTTTGTCCCGGTCTCTCTCTCCTACTGCACCAAACTCGAGAAGCTGAATCTAAGGGTTAACCGGCTGGGAGGAACCTTATCGGTAGACTTTTCTCGTTTTCAGAGCCTCAGCATTCTGGACCTCGGAAACAATAGCTTCACCGGTGACTTCCCCTCGACGGTTTACTCCTGCAGAAACATGACAGCGATGAGGTTTGCAGGCAACAAGTTAACGGGACAGATATCTCCACAAGTACTGGAACTGAAGTCTCTGACGTTCTTTACGTTCTCAGACAATAACATGACGAACATTACAGGAGCTCTCAGTATTCTGCAAGGCTGCAAGAATCTGTCTACTCTCATCATTGCAAAGaacttttacgacgaaacaatACCAAGCAACGAGGATTTTCTAGCATCAGGTGCATTTCCAAAGCTCCAAATCTTCGGTACCGGTGGATCTAGATTGAAAGGTGAAATACCAGCTTGGCTGATCAAGCTCAAGAGCGTAGAACTTATGGACCTGTCACAAAATCGATTCATGGGGTCGATTCCTGGTTGGCTAGGAACTCTTCCAAACCTGTTTTACTTGGATCTTTCTGATAACCTTCTTACAGGAGAGCTTCCAAAGGAACTGTTTCAGCTGAGAGCACTCATGTCCCAAAAGGTATATGATGCAACAGAGAGGACCTATCTAGAGCTACCTGTTTTTGTAAAGCCCAATAATATCACCAGCAATCAACAATACAATCAGCTTGCCAGCCTTCCACCTGCGATATATATCCGAAGGAATAACCTGACCGGGAGCATACCAGTTGAGATCGGACAGCTAAAGGTTCTCATGCACCTCGAGCTTTTAGGTAATAAGTTTTCAGGTAGCATCCCAGATGAATTGTCAAACCTCACAAGCTTAGAGAGGCTGGACCTGTCCAACAATAATCTATCTGGTAGAATCCCTTGGTCGCTCACGGGACTCCATTTCATGTCCTATTTCAACGTTGCAAACAACACTCTCAGCGGGCAGATACCTACAGGATCTCAGTTCGACACTTTCCCAAAATCGTATTTTGAAGGAAACCCATTGCTGTGTGGCCGTGTACTGCAACTCTCCTGCACGGTTGCACCCAAGCCTTATACAAACGAAAAGGCGAGCACAACTGTTGTTTTGGGGCTTGTCATTGGGATCTTTTTCGGCGTCAGTTTGATTTTGGTGATGCTTGCTTTGTGGGTGATGTCAAAGAGGAGAGTAAACCCAGGAGACTCTGAGAACGCAGAACTGGAGATAAACTCCAACGCCTCGTACTCCGAAGTTCCTCCAGGTTCGGAGAAAGATATAAGCCTTGTGCTGCTGTTCGGAAACAGTAGATACGAAGTTAAAGACCTGACTATATTCGAGCTCCTGAAAGCTACCAACAACTTCAGCCAAGCTAATATCATCGGATGCGGCGGGTTTGGTCTTGTCTACAAGGCTGTCTTGGACAATGGGACGAAGCTGGCGGTCAAGAAACTCACCGGAGACTATGGTTTGATGGAGAAAGAGTTCAAGGCGGAGGTAGAAGTTCTGTCAAGAGCCAAACATGAGAACCTGGTCGCTCTACAAGGCTACTGCGTCCATGATAGTGCCCGGATACTTATCTACTCGTTCATGGAAAACGGAAGTCTTGACTATTGGCTGCACGAGAATCCAGACGGTCCAGCTCAGCTGGATTGGGCTAAAAGGCTTCACATCATGAGAGGAGCAAGCTGCGGACTAGCGTACATGCACCAGATATGCGAACCGCACATAGTACACCGAGACATCAAGTCCAGCAACATCCTTTTGGACGGAAGCTTCAAGGCCTACCTCGCAGACTTCGGCTTGTCGAGACTGATTCTTCCGTACCGCACACACGTTACAACGGAGCTTGTGGGCACACTGGGTTACATCCCCCCGGAGTATGGACAAGCATGGGTAGCCACTCTGAGAGGTGACGTGTACAGTTTTGGCGTCGTGATGCTCGAGCTTCTCACGGGGAAAAGACCAATGGAGGTGTTCAGACCGAAGATGTCGAGAGAAATAGTCGCGTGGGTGAATCAAATGAGGAGGGAGGAGAAACCCGAGGAGGTGTTTGATCCGCTGCTGAGAGAGAGTGGTCATGAAAGAGAGATGCTTCGTGTGCTTGACATAGCCTGCATGTGTGTGAACCAAAACCCAATGAAAAGACCGGTTATACAACAAGTTGTGGACTGGCTTAATGATGTAGACGCGGGAAACAGAAACCAAAGTAACagagaagaagctgaagaagaagagacgaaGTAA
- the LOC106406256 gene encoding RING-H2 finger protein ATL3-like, which translates to MDDDGSAHSSLFGDLSTEEVTSKIILTAVIVLFLAVLFVLILHLYAKLYWWRLDHHLQQQQQEQEQELEQEDQSPVITTRRQRRRFIFVPGQDALSNTGGLTPFELSSLPVVFFRQDSCKDGLECAICLSELVKGDKARLLPKCSHSFHVECIDMWFQSHSTCPICRNAVLEASLKGIEQVSDNVSDALSQISSSSSDFPTNVLVWGRQDQVSTRNTNVGSQEEGIGQDAVVLDINDSGARSQNVPSSSAMRFIAEEEEPKSPMTTRLRSLRRFLSRDKRVSCSNNSSGSSSAAGAASSVDP; encoded by the coding sequence ATGGACGATGATGGATCTGCTCATAGCTCACTCTTCGGAGACTTATCAACCGAAGAGGTCACAAGCAAGATCATCCTCACAGCAGTCATTGTTCTGTTCCTGGCGGTTCTCTTCGTCCTTATCCTCCACCTCTACGCCAAACTCTACTGGTGGCGATTAGATCACCACCTCcagcagcagcaacaagaacaagaacaagaactaGAGCAAGAAGACCAATCACCTGTAATAACCACTCGCCGGCAACGACGCCGTTTCATCTTCGTCCCGGGGCAGGACGCTTTATCCAACACCGGAGGGCTTACCCCTTTTGAGCTCAGTTCACTGCCCGTTGTCTTTTTCAGACAAGACAGTTGTAAAGACGGTTTGGAGTGTGCTATTTGCTTGTCTGAGCTTGTCAAAGGAGACAAAGCGAGGCTGCTTCCAAAGTGTAGCCACAGCTTCCACGTTGAGTGTATTGACATGTGGTTTCAGTCTCATTCGACTTGTCCCATTTGCAGAAACGCTGTTCTTGAAGCTAGCTTAAAGGGGATTGAACAAGTTTCCGACAATGTATCAGATGCTTTGTCTCAGATTTCGAGTTCTTCTTCGGATTTTCCGACCAATGTGTTGGTATGGGGTCGCCAAGATCAGGTTAGTACCAGAAACACCAATGTTGGGTCTCAAGAAGAGGGTATTGGTCAAGATGCTGTTGTTCTTGATATCAATGATTCTGGAGCTAGGAGTCAAAATGTGCCGTCTTCATCAGCAATGAGGTTTATTGCTGAGGAGGAAGAGCCAAAGTCTCCAATGACAACGAGGTTGAGGTCCTTGAGGAGGTTTCTGAGCAGAGACAAGAGAGTCTCTTGTAGCAATAATAGTAGTGGTAGCTCCAGTGCTGCTGGTGCTGCTTCTTCTGTTGATCCTTGA
- the LOC106406780 gene encoding pumilio homolog 23-like: MGQREKSSNNHSSRKRGMGRKDQKGGRGFDRDSNKRNQSNDSANVKAASKKQSEFEHQNQFVRKEIDPETSKYFSEIANLFDSNGVDLEERSVICGNALEETRGREYEIATDYIISHVLQTLLEGCELDQLCSFLRNSASVFPAIAMDKSGSHVAESALKSLATHLENPDAYSVIEEALLSICKVIVEKPLEMICNCHGSYVLRTLLSLCKGVSVETTELRGAKSSKALAKRLNLKTSHSDENNLEFSHQGFPDVFSYLLSGILSCSREDMKYLQVDQCSSLVLQTALGLMVKQDDELLEIIPLVLGCNNSANGKEEGVLIETDVAKEILESLKDNSFSHLMEVILEVAPESLYNELFNKVFKNSLYDLSLDRSANFVIQALISHAKNQEQMGLIWEELAPRLKDLLEQGKSGVVTFLLAASQRLQSHEHKCCEALADALCSKNETRISIAPRLLFLDNYFYSQDKSTWEWAPGAKMHLMGCLILQEIFKFSSELIQPYITSLTSMKPEYTVETAKDPSGARVIEAFLASNAASKQKRRLIIKLRGHFGELSLHKSGSFTVEKCFDACNVALREAIAAELLEVKADLLKTTQGPYLLRKLDIDGYASRPEQWKSRQEAKQSTYNEFCSAFGSSKSNFPKNTFVSDASEDAPQDVEVESTRRESDHRPTSGVKRHREEHAKDKNVSFAGGKGTKQKKSKTSEATDKPATKKKPFLSGEMIGKNRYSNKLRI; this comes from the exons ATGGGTCAACGGGAAAAGTCTAGCAACAACCACAGCTCCAGGAAGAGAGGAATGGGTAGGAAGGACCAGAAAGGTGGTCGTGGTTTTGATAGAGATAGTAACAAGAGGAACCAATCCAACGATTCCGCCAACGTAAAGGCAGCGTCCAAGAAACAATCAGAATTTGAGCATCAGAATCAGTTTGTCAG GAAAGAGATTGATCCAGAAACTTCAAAGTATTTCTCTGAGATTGCCAATCTCTTTGATAGCAACGGAGTTGATTTAGAGGAGCGTTCGGTGATATGCGGAAACGCACTCGAGGAGACGAGAGGGAGGGAATACGAAATCGCAACTGACTATATCATAAGTCATGTCTTGCAAACTCTGCTTGAGGGATGCGAGCTTGATCAGCTCTGCAGCTTCCTGCGAAACTCTGCGTCTGTGTTCCCAGCCATTGCAATGGATAAATCAGGCTCTCATGTTGCAGAGTCTGCTCTCAAATCCTTGGCCACACACCTGGAAAATCCAGATGCTTATTCTGTTATCGAGGAGGCTTTGCTTTCCATATGCAAG GTGATTGTGGAGAAACCTCTTGAGATGATATGCAACTGCCATGGTTCTTATGTTCTTCGAACGCTTCTTAGTCTTTGCAAAGGAGTCTCTGTAGAAACCACTGAGCTTCGTGGCGCAAAATCATCGAAAGCTCTGGCGAAACGTTTGAATCTGAAGACGTCTCATTCAGATGAGAATAATCTAGAGTTCTCTCATCAAGGGTTTCCAGATGTTTTCAGTTACCTATTATCTGGGATTTTAAGCTGTAGCAGAGAGGACATGAAGTATCTTCAAGTCGATCAGTGTAGCAGTCTGGTCTTACAG ACGGCTCTCGGACTAATGGTGAAACAAGATGATGAGTTGCTTGAAATCATTCCTCTTGTTCTGGGCTGCAACAACTCTGCAAATGGAAAAGAAGAGGGGGTTCTTATAGAGACTGATGTTGCCAAGGAGATTTTGGAGTCATTGAAGGATAACTCGTTTAGTCATTTGATGGAG gtgattttggaAGTGGCTCCTGAAAGTCTGTACAACGAATTGTTCAACAAAGTTTTCAAGAATTCGTTATATGATCTATCTCTTGATCGATCTGCAAATTTTGTTATTCAAGCTTTGATCTCCCATGCAAAAAACCAAGAGCAG ATGGGTTTGATATGGGAAGAATTAGCTCCAAGACTCAAGGATCTTCTTGAACAAGGGAAGTCAGGTGTTGTGACTTTTCTGCTAGCTGCTAGCCAAAGGCTTCAAAGTCATGAACACAAG TGTTGTGAGGCCCTTGCTGATGCACTATGCTCCAAAAACGAGACTCGTATCTCCATTGCTCCACGGTTGTTGTTTCTTGATAACTACTTTTATTCCCAAGATAAGTCTACATGGGAGTGGGCACCTGGTGCAAAGATGCATCTCATGGGTTGTTTGATCCTTCAGGAGATTTTCAAGTTTTCTAGC GAACTTATACAGCCATACATAACAAGCTTAACTTCAATGAAACCTGAGTATACCGTTGAAACAGCAAAAGATCCCAGCGGAGCACGAGTCATCGAAGCCTTTCTTGCCTCAAATGCTGCTTCAAAGCAGAAGCGTAGACTAATCATAAA GTTACGTGGACATTTTGGCGAGCTCTCATTACACAAATCGGGCTCATTCACTGTCGAGAAGTGCTTCGATGCATGTAACGTGGCACTAAGGGAAGCCATAGCAGCTGAATTGTTGGAAGTGAAAGCTGATCTCTTAAAAACAACGCAAGGGCCTTATCTGCTTAGGAAGCTAGATATCGATGG TTATGCCAGCAGACCTGAGCAGTGGAAATCAAGACAAGAAGCTAAGCAATCAACATACAACGAGTTTTGTTCTGCGTTTGGGTCAAGCAAATCAAACTTTCCAAAGAACACCTTTGTTTCTGACGCATCTGAAGATGCACCTCAGGACGTAGAAGTAGAGAGCACAAGGAGGGAGAGTGACCATCGTCCTACTTCCGGGGTTAAGCGCCACCGAGAAGAACATGCAAAGGataaaaatgtatcttttgcAGGTGGGAAAGGGACGAAGCAGAAGAAGAGCAAAACTAGTGAAGCAACAGATAAACCAGCTACCAAGAAAAAGCCTTTTCTTTCTGGCGAGATGATTGGGAAGAATCGGTACTCAAATAAACTGAGAATTTGA